The following are encoded together in the Theileria orientalis strain Shintoku DNA, chromosome 1, complete genome genome:
- a CDS encoding uncharacterized protein (Dopey, N-terminal domain containing protein) produces MSEDLSTSAHTSINRADLRKLDTDIYNILTQFEKTREWADLTNCLIKLNRILSNSTIPCIPYKEIICKRLAQCLNHQLPTGVHTRALEVYASILDKTPPESLSRDLALFSTGLFPFFSYSSYSVRPQFLNIIDKYYIPLGPNLIPCLIGLLICIIPGLEDDKSETYDMVYNLLEKISKRVPEKYFMSALWLILKKANKIRLQTLYLISNKLSPRVPKLPAHRLESLLPDRNDLVLKSLMASTRDDSLIILRELMNFMSKHFPLDHDLFTYQNKSALCRSILRLLRNKDWSLTRRIYQWLFNTNDLNESVESIDLKYFNEHSKSVIITAIKELLKMEITTADEAVLPLKIIVTLISDIEVAVISDQLMPVLCIPILRYVCEGIDDTDWRQAVIQETKIIFNPTLTPPNIVFISIAEEFNKLFLDEKYDSVHAWNEILNLSRIYLDEMKTLTSCETILAGLFMLLENALYRLLKLELRDMTQVVSHLLSYVASILARTEKMILTDYHYFYFENDLDYVKETSELKLLVHEQELCNERIAKYLDEFYINALNHFESKADLNYTEISVLDMLNSLAVRFVSIEVNMQTVPITRSFSESLGHTSPERVAEYRGSAHRLDYAHASHSPLSVNSARSPQSAHSVQSVRSEKGDLSAATAQALSPGPAALVGKTERSTPPNSSTRKAPTAAHTTAQLVDHKSSPTSHTADQKTASATQKSDQKTTDQSLEGKHTHKKQTKLLDESDMATARSNNASSRTSAASIESKLQNEFKLDRWIVCLLKSCLSPDPVIFCRGISTFIQVIDIPHRHAVKEFFASSLIHLRNILTQLWSSLDDKLAQYHSEVVYIVLQLMKSLPQASGEAERIIVRDLTSTEIGQKINAILRFGVLFRHLHTHAPDKVFFSDAVGHILDAVEDSDPKVHYYARAFLSESIYMLPKLIDPILHFLITTSKMDESITEGTEYDVLPGSPNQNHNTPATSPNMDYNTSNRSPNMDYNTSNRSPNHDYNTPNRSPNRERNGHTHLKANMISKLLKSQKSQLKERSNVRRVGAHKSSDANSKDRTQSTDTHSTGQDSFDSEGEDKTNMTELVRKFRHLSSIVGREGQAILDLMNRRQAPIALLKLIQGDELFNELSTTMVVTEEGTLLTSATRTQAYDQAHSESVGGEDANPTLVNHLLDHTFGARAITLNSSVLETSDTESRRSRSVPVDASVEGGKSPGMRDHASIDSVHGPNVNRGDSRVVSPTSHASVTPPSQRANNSQLSTIAGMGKTGATFSFEQGRLTPHLGKGSFEEAPKERTVSVPRELGTQSFEGSSIDTGTESSRQSARRWGVEASKSAPHTPLLSSHHERRESSLYGGDADETYEHQNRAQKASIFPRLLDASNSSYTDASIYNYLDLVIVITLKYICIDADLERLLRVERIDDLLEYQRYLDRLDDQNCSTRKQTNILSLFNRSNSMVDLSMEDRAMLLRCTAIDFMKSFISSLQPANSAREVSCMVAKYLLLLLYHFHLKQEHIIQTQMIYLLKVVMDRCSQETTGPSAPASSLIELSRTLLSMWASKNEPMSARAGESPSSKLQITPNMLATSMSVITGTANILSCLTAEDDKQTNSLTSDAFFDKTAATTYVTQGIENLSYTRDPDTALSQLTPMYIINMGELKKLQIHRMTNLHEITYFPKIIEICIANSAKSKCLHLLQSYIDFSLYSLKFMSGAEGLKYASNFMTEFSSHVLTYTDKIGTTGLFYYLRALYFMFSHLSDDYATEATTAQSRKMKQLSINREIVMTREMNGTKQFGPKSDGGRTMFGSRSKRKTTADTSNLPHFDITSIVDSCVKSVLWARETQLSATYPQGAPEELRHSYSSASSTFDHGADGPNGPDGPDGPEGDIADIGSFTGSASASSSFFDGPMDPFGLRQGLGSAAEGEAQTQGAFGHHDATGKSRHKSHRHCPASMGYRSNFRFMGSNQGFDAMDLNAMNQSSAYIYERSYAYSSRNKLVCSEANLSLKVSLENITNQVIRLFRLLYLKLPYHFIKACIYIWDRSNCEHANYNIPYVDLSASNLENCPKQRQISRRVQTKHCLLMLLNNIPQVTTTSVLSLTLDMMETFCKSSEYRHAPGYQILNTHVREVSVSEFLYTVLVSEMAKRSDVEQTYLELQRWINLVLHFPKQPSVFLWLFCSVVRYEKATACNYAKVLTNIGRRLFSDLLMVVIYQACGLYAPKVCNWLAHKDYDTRPPVPLVVQLMNSAHYFGSSCFTETPPISPCSELATPRLSPPSKAARSPAADALESRLSVLSECVSLPGDLGTSVNLGVIDTGTVNTGNLGVVDSGNLGASGNTGNVNRGAANTGTANTGNVNRGNLGATASINSADGQADSATTELQKFAARYTADRQNDPQATGHQNSQSNAHIVTDDEYSTPNKPTTTTTNTSSLVTSRSQSLLGSELLRGIEGVMTPNRVVSVNALSLLIYLNYDVLQLNRRTPITNVFYQTFHKSLTSYILPLLVTRQHQQQRYFTLLLIRYFPYKLYQVPLLNIKKNLLEFINSSEFFRTDQFGLRELAHVFRRMATEDFKGVADTMARLDLYTNPPHLNVFSNKSASLITRVRYLKRLAFVLYACENDVFTDNISNIIERLAETTRSLKNDTLRSKCLFVMRVLLVKTSQEELTVLWPVLLSELIKVFRTTVDHAGREGRESAADGSGLSPRDYAQVPANAGGAAHTASPRDGDYHASNNANNSQNAQENASNSNNVNTSSSNNNNVSQNDNVNTSSSQNAQENASQNDNTRNNANTSSSNNANTSSSQNDNVNTSSSNNTSSSINENANNNENDTGASRCLMAHSDQNEDSICLNTRSLKNDMSRLSDKSTGRISKNSTSRTSLKSSSRFSTKMSEKEYIKIMENEECPAENRTALLIEAIKIVDMACALKLNEFLVYQWMFINDLNPIKRPSEKKSESKARGDKAASKESAKSQGKQESDEEGDDPELEHMNDFKPFLVLAGQACSEHIKCRIDHALSLPYEYTKPIKLVRTRSHQWDEKNVREVLCESIEKEMTDVVPKYDQNKPIIINQIYKTSKRFQ; encoded by the coding sequence CATACTGCGCGAGCTCATGAACTTCATGTCAAAGCACTTCCCGCTCGACCACGACCTCTTCACGTACCAGAACAAGTCGGCGCTGTGCAGAAGCATCCTGAGGCTGCTGAGAAACAAGGACTGGTCGCTCACGAGGAGAATCTACCAGTGGCTCTTCAACACTAATGACCTGAACGAGTCAGTGGAGTCGATAGACCTGAAGTACTTCAACGAACACTCGAAGAGCGTGATCATAACTGCGAtcaaggagctgctgaagatggAGATCACGACGGCGGACGAGGCAGTGCTGCCTCTGAAGATCATCGTGACGCTGATCTCGGACATTGAGGTGGCGGTGATCTCGGACCAGCTGATGCCGGTGCTCTGCATACCGATCCTGCGCTACGTCTGCGAGGGCATCGACGACACGGACTGGCGCCAGGCGGTGATCCAGGAGACGAAAATCATATTCAACCCGACGCTCACGCCGCCGAACATCGTCTTCATCTCAATCGCCGAGGAGTTCAACAAGCTCTTCCTCGACGAAAAGTACGACTCGGTGCACGCATGGAACGAGATCCTGAACCTGAGCAGAATATACCTCGACGAGATGAAGACGCTCACGTCATGCGAGACGATACTGGCAGGGCTCTTCATGCTCCTGGAAAACGCACTCTACaggctgctgaagctggagctgcGGGATATGACGCAGGTGGTCTCGCACCTGCTCAGCTACGTCGCCTCGATACTGGCGAGGACGGAGAAGATGATACTCACGGACTACCACTACTTCTACTTCGAAAACGACCTCGACTACGTGAAGGAGACCTCggagctgaagctgctggtaCACGAGCAGGAGCTGTGCAACGAGCGCATAGCAAAGTACCTGGACGAGTTCTACATCAACGCGCTGAACCACTTTGAGAGCAAGGCCGACCTGAACTACACGGAGATATCGGTGCTGGACATGCTCAACAGCCTGGCAGTGCGCTTCGTCTCCATAGAGGTGAACATGCAGACTGTGCCGATAACGCGGAGCTTCTCGGAGTCCCTGGGACACACGTCCCCGGAAAGGGTGGCGGAGTACAGGGGCTCTGCGCACCGCCTGGACTACGCGCACGCATCGCACTCGCCGCTCTCAGTAAACTCCGCACGCTCGCCGCAGTCTGCTCACTCGGTTCAGTCTGTGCGCTCAGAGAAAGGGGACCTGTCGGCAGCGACCGCCCAGGCCCTCTCTCCAGGGCCGGCAGCACTGGTGGGGAAGACAGAGCGCTCGACGCCACCAAACTCCAGCACTCGGAAGGCTCCAACAGCGGCACACACGACAGCGCAATTGGTAGACCATAAATCATCGCCAACATCACATACGGCGGACCAGAAAACAGCATCAGCAACACAGAAGTCCGACCAGAAAACAACGGACCAGTCATTGGAAGGTAAACACACTCACAAAAAGCAGACGAAGCTATTGGATGAGAGCGACATGGCGACCGCGAGGTCGAACAATGCATCGTCGAGAACGTCCGCAGCCTCGATTGAGTCGAAGCTGCAGAACGAGTTCAAGCTCGACAGGTGGATAGTGTGTCTGCTCAAAAGCTGCCTCTCGCCAGACCCTGTGATATTCTGCAGAGGAATAAGCACGTTCATACAGGTGATCGACATACCGCACAGGCACGCAGTCAAGGAGTTCTTCGCAAGCTCGCTGATACACCTGAGGAACATACTGACGCAGCTGTGGAGCAGCCTGGACGATAAGCTGGCGCAGTACCACTCGGAAGTGGTGTACATAGTGCTGCAGCTGATGAAGTCGCTGCCTCAGGCCTCAGGGGAGGCTGAGAGGATAATCGTCAGGGACCTGACGAGCACGGAGATAGGGCAGAAGATCAACGCAATACTGAGGTTCGGAGTGCTGTTCAGACACCTGCACACGCACGCGCCGGACAAGGTGTTCTTCTCGGACGCAGTGGGCCACATACTGGACGCAGTGGAGGACTCGGACCCGAAGGTGCACTACTACGCGCGAGCCTTCCTCTCGGAGTCGATATACATGCTCCCGAAGCTGATAGACCCGATCCTGCACTTTTTGATCACGACGAGTAAGATGGACGAGAGCATCACTGAGGGAACTGAGTACGATGTCCTACCTGGATCACCAAACCAGAATCACAACACCCCAGCCACATCACCAAACATGGACTACAACACGTCAAATAGATCCCCAAACATGGACTACAACACGTCAAATAGATCGCCAAACCATGACTACAACACCCCAAATAGATCACCAAACAGGGAGCGCAACGGACACACACACCTCAAGGCGAACATGATATCGAAGTTGCTGAAGAGCCAGAAGTCGCAGCTCAAGGAAAGAAGCAATGTGAGGCGAGTTGGCGCGCACAAAAGCAGTGACGCGAACAGTAAGGACAGAACGCAGAGCACAGACACCCACTCGACCGGTCAAGACTCATTTGACAGCGAAGGCGAAGATAAAACGAACATGACGGAGTTGGTGCGAAAGTTCAGGCACCTATCATCGATAGTGGGAAGAGAAGGGCAGGCGATCCTAGACCTGATGAACAGAAGACAGGCGCCAATAGCACTGCTGAAGCTAATACAGGGAGATGAGCTGTTCAACGAGCTGTCGACGACGATGGTGGTGACAGAAGAAGGAACGCTGCTGACGTCAGCCACGAGGACGCAGGCGTATGACCAGGCGCACAGCGAAAGCGTAGGAGGAGAGGACGCAAACCCGACGCTGGTGAACCACCTGCTGGACCACACCTTCGGAGCAAGGGCGATCACGCTGAATTCGTCAGTGCTGGAAACGTCGGACACGGAGAGCAGGCGCTCAAGAAGTGTGCCGGTAGACGCGTCGGTGGAAGGAGGGAAGAGCCCTGGCATGCGGGACCACGCGAGCATTGACTCGGTGCATGGGCCAAACGTGAACCGGGGAGATAGCAGAGTAGTGTCGCCAACGTCCCACGCGAGTGTCACGCCGCCCTCGCAGAGGGCAAACAACTCTCAACTAAGCACAATCGCAGGAATGGGGAAAACAGGGGCAACGTTCTCGTTTGAACAGGGCAGGCTGACGCCGCACCTGGGAAAAGGGTCGTTCGAGGAGGCACCCAAAGAACGCACAGTCTCCGTACCAAGGGAGTTGGGAACACAGTCGTTCGAAGGATCGAGCATCGATACAGGGACGGAGTCGAGCAGGCAGTCGGCGAGAAGATGGGGAGTCGAAGCGTCGAAATCGGCCCCGCACACGCCCTTGCTCTCGTCACACCATGAACGCAGGGAGTCGAGTCTGTACGGAGGAGACGCGGATGAGACCTACGAGCACCAGAACAGAGCGCAGAAGGCCTCGATATTCCCGAGGCTGCTCGACGCCTCGAACAGCTCGTACACGGACGCGTCAATATACAACTACCTGGACCTGGTCATAGTGATAACGCTGAAGTACATATGCATCGACGCGGACCTGGAAAGGCTGCTGCGAGTGGAAAGGATCGACGACCTGCTGGAATACCAGAGGTACCTGGACAGGCTCGACGACCAGAACTGCTCGACGCGGAAGCAGACGAACATCCTGAGCCTGTTCAACAGGTCGAACAGCATGGTGGACCTGTCGATGGAGGACAGAGCAATGCTGCTGCGCTGCACAGCAATCGACTTCATGAAGTCGTTCATATCGTCGCTGCAGCCGGCAAACAGCGCGAGAGAAGTCTCCTGCATGGTCGCAAAGTACCTGCTGCTCCTGCTCTACCACTTCCACCTGAAGCAGGAGCACATAATACAGACGCAGATGATATACCTGTTGAAGGTGGTGATGGACAGGTGCAGCCAGGAGACGACGGGGCCTAGCGCGCCAGCGTCCTCGCTGATAGAGCTCTCGAGGACACTGCTGAGCATGTGGGCGAGCAAGAACGAGCCCATGTCGGCGCGAGCAGGCGAGTCTCCGTCGTCGAAGCTGCAGATCACGCCGAACATGCTCGCGACGAGCATGAGCGTTATCACGGGCACGGCGAACATACTGAGCTGCCTGACGGCGGAGGACGACAAGCAGACGAACTCGCTCACGAGCGACGCGTTCTTCGACAAGACGGCGGCGACCACGTACGTGACGCAGGGAATAGAAAACCTGAGCTACACGAGGGACCCGGACACGGCGCTCTCGCAGCTGACGCCAATGTACATCATCAACATGGGCGAACTGAAAAAGCTGCAAATCCACAGGATGACGAACCTGCACGAAATAACCTACTTCCCCAAAATCATTGAGATATGCATAGCGAACTCGGCAAAGTCGAAGTGCCTGCACCTGCTGCAGTCGTACATCGACTTCTCGCTCTACAGCCTCAAGTTCATGAGCGGAGCCGAGGGCCTGAAGTACGCCTCGAACTTCATGACAGAGTTCTCGTCACACGTGCTCACGTACACAGATAAGATCGGGACGACGGGGCTCTTCTACTACCTGCGCGCACTCTACTTCATGTTCAGTCACCTGAGCGACGACTACGCGACGGAGGCGACGACGGCGCAGtcgaggaagatgaagcaGCTCTCTATCAACCGAGAGATCGTGATGACGAGGGAGATGAACGGGACGAAGCAGTTCGGCCCTAAGAGCGACGGAGGACGCACGATGTTCGGCTCCAGAAGTAAGAGGAAGACGACGGCGGACACGAGTAACCTCCCGCACTTCGACATCACGAGCATCGTGGACTCGTGCGTTAAGTCGGTGCTCTGGGCCAGAGAGACGCAGCTGAGCGCGACGTACCCGCAGGGAGCCCCGGAAGAACTCAGACACAGCTACAGCAGCGCAAGCAGCACCTTCGACCACGGAGCCGATGGACCCAATGGACCCGATGGACCCGATGGACCCGAAGGAGACATCGCAGACATCGGCTCCTTCACGGGCTCCGCGAGCGCGAGCAGTAGCTTTTTCGACGGACCCATGGACCCGTTCGGGCTCCGCCAAGGACTCGGCAGCGCAGCCGAAGGAGAAGCGCAGACACAAGGCGCCTTTGGACACCACGACGCCACGGGGAAATCGCGTCACAAGAGCCACAGGCACTGCCCGGCCTCGATGGGCTACAGAAGCAACTTTAGATTCATGGGCTCGAATCAGGGCTTCGACGCAATGGACCTGAACGCGATGAACCAGTCGAGCGCCTACATCTACGAAAGGAGCTACGCATACTCCTCGAGGAATAAGCTGGTCTGCTCAGAGGCGAACCTGTCGCTGAAGGTCTCGCTCGAGAACATAACGAACCAGGTGATAAGGCTATTCAGACTCCTGTACCTTAAGCTGCCCTACCACTTCATCAAGGCCTGCATATACATCTGGGACAGGTCGAACTGCGAACACGCGAACTACAACATCCCCTACGTGGACCTGAGCGCGTCAAACCTGGAGAACTGCCCGAAGCAGCGGCAGATAAGCAGGCGCGTACAGACGAAGCACTGCCTGCTTATGCTCCTCAACAACATCCCGCAGGTGACCACGACCTCGGTGCTCTCACTCACGCTGGACATGATGGAGACGTTCTGCAAGTCATCAGAGTACAGGCACGCGCCGGGCTACCAGATCCTGAACACGCACGTGCGCGAGGTCTCAGTGTCGGAGTTCCTGTACACGGTCCTCGTATCGGAGATGGCGAAGCGCTCGGACGTGGAGCAGACGTACCTGGAGCTGCAGCGCTGGATCAACCTCGTGCTCCACTTCCCGAAGCAGCCGAGCGTCTTCCTCTGGCTCTTCTGCTCAGTGGTGCGCTACGAGAAGGCGACGGCCTGCAACTACGCGAAGGTGCTCACGAACATCGGCCGCCGGCTCTTCAGCGACCTGCTGATGGTGGTGATATACCAGGCGTGCGGTCTCTACGCGCCGAAGGTCTGCAACTGGCTGGCCCACAAGGACTACGACACGCGCCCGCCGGTGCCGCTGGTGGTGCAGCTGATGAACTCTGCGCACTACTTCGGGAGCTCGTGCTTCACGGAGACGCCCCCGATCTCGCCATGCTCGGAGCTCGCGACGCCCCGCTTATCGCCGCCCTCGAAGGCCGCGAGGTCGCCGGCCGCGGACGCGCTTGAGTCGCGTCTGAGCGTTTTGTCAGAGTGTGTTTCCTTACCGGGTGATTTAGGCACTAGTGTTAACCTAGGCGTTATTGATACGGGTACCGTAAACACGGGCAACCTAGGCGTTGTTGATTCGGGTAACCTAGGCGCTAGCGGCAATACGGGTAACGTTAACAGGGGCGCCGCTAACACGGGCACCGCTAATACAGGTAACGTTAACAGGGGTAACCTGGGCGCTACTGCCAGCATCAACAGCGCCGACGGGCAAGCCGATTCAGCGACCACGGAACTCCAGAAATTCGCAGCCCGTTATACCGCCGACCGCCAAAACGACCCCCAGGCCACGGGACACCAAAACTCGCAAAGCAACGCCCACATCGTGACGGACGACGAGTACTCGACGCCGAATAAGCCCACGACCACCACCACGAACACGAGCAGCCTCGTGACGAGCAGGAGCCAGAGCCTCCTGGGAAGCGAGCTGCTGCGGGGCATAGAGGGCGTGATGACGCCGAACCGCGTCGTCTCAGTGAACGCGCTCTCGCTGCTCATATATCTGAACTACGACGTGCTGCAGCTGAACAGGAGGACGCCGATCACGAACGTCTTCTACCAGACCTTCCACAAGAGCCTCACCTCTTACATCCTGCCGCTGCTGGTCACGAGgcagcaccagcagcagaGGTACTTCACGCTCCTGCTCATCCGCTACTTCCCCTACAAGCTCTACCAGGTGCCGCTGCTCAACATCAAGAAGAACCTGCTCGAGTTCATCAACTCCTCCGAGTTCTTCAGGACGGACCAGTTCGGACTGCGCGAGCTCGCGCACGTCTTCAGGCGCATGGCCACTGAGGACTTCAAGGGCGTCGCGGACACGATGGCGCGCCTGGACCTGTACACGAACCCGCCGCACCTGAACGTCTTCTCGAACAAGTCCGCGAGCCTGATCACGCGCGTGCGCTACCTGAAGCGGCTGGCCTTCGTGCTCTACGCCTGCGAGAACGACGTCTTCACGGACAACATCTCGAACATCATCGAGCGCCTCGCGGAGACCACCAGGTCGCTCAAGAACGACACGCTCCGCTCGAAGTGCCTCTTCGTGATGCGCGTGCTCCTGGTGAAGACGTCCCAGGAGGAGCTCACGGTGCTCTGGCCAGTGCTGCTGTCTGAGCTGATCAAGGTCTTCAGGACCACGGTCGACCATGCGGGCAGGGAGGGCCGCGAGTCTGCGGCCGACGGGAGCGGTTTGTCGCCGCGCGACTACGCGCAGGTTCCTGCTAACGCTGGAGGTGCTGCCCACACAGCCTCGCCCCGCGACGGAGACTATCACGCTAGCAATAACGCTAACAATAGCCAAAACGCTCAAGAAAACGCTAGCAATAGCAATAACGTTAACACTAGCTCtagcaataacaataacgtTAGCCAAAACGATAACGTTAACACTAGCTCTAGCCAAAACGCTCAAGAAAACGCTAGCCAAAACGATAACACTAGAAATAACGCCAACACTAGCTCTAGCAATAACGCTAACACTAGCTCTAGCCAAAACGATAACGTTAACACTAGCTCTAGCAATAACACTAGCTCTAGCATTAACGAAAACGCTAACAATAACGAAAACGACACGGGTGCCAGCAGGTGCCTCATGGCGCACAGCGACCAGAATGAAGACTCGATTTGTTTGAACACGCGCTCGCTGAAAAACGACATGAGCAGGCTGAGTGACAAGTCGACGGGGCGCATAAGCAAAAACAGCACGAGCAGAACAAGCCTCAAGTCCTCGAGCAGGTTCAGCACTAAGATGAGCGAAAAGGAGTACATCAAGATCATGGAAAACGAGGAGTGCCCGGCGGAAAACAGAACCGCGCTGCTGATCGAGGCGATTAAAATCGTTGACATGGCGTGCgcgctgaagctgaacgaGTTCCTAGTCTACCAGTGGATGTTCATCAACGACCTGAACCCAATTAAAAGGCCGAGCGAGAAGAAGAGCGAGTCGAAGGCACGGGGCGACAAGGCGGCTTCGAAGGAATCCGCAAAGTCCCAAGGAAAGCAGGAGAGCGACGAGGAGGGGGACGACCCGGAACTGGAGCACATGAACGACTTTAAGCCGTTCCTGGTTCTGGCAGGGCAGGCGTGCTCGGAGCACATCAAGTGCAGAATCGACCACGCGCTCTCGCTACCCTACGAGTACACGAAGCCGATTAAGCTGGTGAGGACGCGGAGCCACCAGTGGGACGAGAAGAACGTGCGCGAGGTCCTCTGCGAATCAATAGAGAAGGAGATGACTGACGTGGTCCCCAAGTACGACCAGAACAAGCCGATCATAATCAAccaaatatacaaaacATCCAAGAGGTTTCAGTAA